In the genome of Pseudarthrobacter sp. IC2-21, one region contains:
- a CDS encoding DUF2182 domain-containing protein: MPGRAGLSVSHHAAEVALIGCAALAWYLTVSGLADMSAGPGTMGLELWGFLGVWTLMMAAMMLPSLAPLTSTYLRTIRAVRSPRTRGIRTTGLVLGYLLTWIGFGVIAYAAAALAALLAQDAPDAAPWVGAGVLAVAGAYQLTPLKDFCLRHCRSPVAFLLHASGYKGRLRDVRVGLYHGVYCVGCCWGLMVVLVAVGVMNLAWMAVLTGVIFLEKTWKYGPFLSRVTGVALIVFALFVPAHPELLPGLVMSAPM; this comes from the coding sequence GTGGCGCTGATCGGTTGCGCCGCCCTGGCGTGGTATCTCACGGTCTCGGGTTTGGCGGACATGTCCGCGGGCCCGGGGACCATGGGGCTGGAGCTTTGGGGATTCCTCGGGGTTTGGACACTGATGATGGCAGCCATGATGTTGCCATCGCTGGCGCCTCTCACATCCACCTACCTGAGGACCATCCGTGCCGTCCGCAGCCCTCGGACCCGGGGCATCCGGACCACGGGCCTGGTCCTTGGTTACCTTCTGACGTGGATCGGATTCGGCGTGATCGCCTACGCGGCCGCAGCGCTGGCTGCCCTGTTGGCTCAGGATGCGCCGGACGCCGCCCCGTGGGTGGGGGCCGGGGTCCTCGCGGTGGCCGGCGCCTACCAGTTGACCCCGCTGAAGGATTTCTGTCTGAGGCACTGCCGGTCGCCCGTTGCATTCCTGTTGCACGCGTCAGGGTACAAGGGCCGCCTGCGGGATGTCCGCGTTGGTCTTTACCACGGCGTGTATTGCGTGGGCTGCTGTTGGGGCCTCATGGTGGTGCTGGTTGCGGTCGGCGTGATGAACCTGGCATGGATGGCGGTGCTCACGGGAGTGATTTTCCTGGAGAAGACATGGAAATATGGTCCTTTCCTCAGCCGCGTCACTGGCGTTGCACTGATCGTTTTCGCGCTCTTCGTTCCGGCGCACCCGGAGCTCCTCCCCGGGCTCGTCATGTCCGCGCCCATGTGA
- a CDS encoding MFS transporter has protein sequence MPAEGVGFRSKRGPVLISLMLSTGLVAIDATIVATAVPSIVHDVGGFTSFPWLFSAYLLAQAVSVPVYAKLSDVVGRKPIILIGIGLFLLGSVLCGLAWSMPALIAFRVLQGLGAGAVQPMAITIAGDIYTLTERAKVQGYLASVWAVSSVVGPTLGGVFSALGMWRGIFLVNIPLCLLAGWMLIRTFHENVQRTSHRIDYPGAGLLTASLTLIILGALEGGQAWGWTSAISVAVFTGGALLFAVFILVERKAAEPVLPAWVISRRLLATTALISFGVGAVMLGLTSYVPTFLEGALSTSPVLAGLALAALTIGWPISASQSGRFYLRLGFRKTAMIGIAITVIGTAVLALTASAPSVLLVAASCFIVGLGLGLVATPSLIAAQSSVDWNERGVVTGTNLFARSIGSSIGVAVFGAVANAIFAGTPGGHTDPHTVVAASGAVFLAVLAAAVLTVVAVIAMPGSGKNRSSTDAPRASEHSPASSPD, from the coding sequence ATGCCTGCAGAGGGGGTCGGCTTCCGCTCGAAGCGCGGTCCCGTACTGATTTCCCTGATGCTCTCTACGGGCCTGGTGGCGATAGATGCGACGATCGTCGCGACGGCGGTGCCGTCGATCGTGCACGACGTTGGCGGGTTCACGTCTTTTCCGTGGCTCTTTTCTGCTTATCTCCTGGCCCAGGCGGTGTCGGTGCCCGTCTACGCCAAGCTCTCCGACGTCGTCGGCCGTAAACCCATCATCCTGATCGGGATCGGGCTCTTCCTGCTCGGTTCGGTCCTCTGCGGCTTGGCGTGGAGCATGCCGGCCCTGATCGCATTCCGGGTCCTGCAGGGCCTGGGGGCGGGAGCAGTCCAGCCGATGGCGATCACCATCGCCGGCGACATCTACACGTTGACCGAGCGGGCGAAGGTGCAAGGCTACCTTGCGAGCGTCTGGGCGGTGTCCTCCGTGGTGGGCCCGACGCTCGGCGGCGTGTTTTCCGCGCTGGGCATGTGGCGCGGGATCTTCCTCGTGAACATCCCGCTGTGCCTCCTGGCGGGGTGGATGCTGATCCGAACCTTCCACGAGAACGTTCAGCGCACCAGTCACCGGATTGACTATCCGGGAGCAGGCCTGCTCACCGCCTCCCTGACACTGATCATTCTTGGGGCGCTCGAAGGCGGACAGGCGTGGGGCTGGACCTCCGCCATCAGCGTTGCGGTGTTCACCGGCGGCGCACTCCTTTTCGCCGTCTTCATCCTCGTCGAACGGAAGGCCGCGGAACCGGTCCTCCCCGCGTGGGTCATCTCCCGGCGACTGCTGGCGACGACGGCATTGATCTCTTTCGGCGTTGGAGCGGTCATGCTTGGCCTCACCTCGTACGTTCCCACGTTCCTCGAAGGTGCCCTCTCCACCTCCCCGGTCCTCGCCGGGCTCGCGCTGGCAGCCTTGACGATCGGCTGGCCAATCAGCGCGTCCCAATCGGGCCGGTTTTACCTTCGGCTGGGGTTCCGCAAGACCGCGATGATCGGCATTGCCATCACGGTCATCGGTACGGCGGTCCTTGCCCTCACCGCCTCCGCACCCAGTGTTCTCCTGGTGGCTGCGAGTTGCTTCATCGTCGGGCTGGGACTGGGGCTCGTTGCCACCCCAAGCCTCATCGCCGCCCAGTCCAGCGTCGACTGGAATGAGCGTGGAGTCGTAACCGGGACGAATCTCTTCGCCAGGTCGATCGGCAGTTCCATCGGCGTCGCAGTTTTCGGGGCGGTCGCCAATGCGATCTTCGCGGGCACTCCCGGCGGCCACACGGACCCGCACACGGTCGTCGCTGCCTCCGGGGCTGTCTTCCTGGCCGTCCTCGCGGCCGCCGTTCTGACGGTGGTGGCCGTTATCGCGATGCCCGGCTCGGGCAAAAACCGCTCCAGCACCGACGCTCCGAGGGCCTCCGAGCACAGCCCGGCATCCTCCCCGGATTAG
- a CDS encoding NADPH:quinone reductase, which produces MKAIVYRTTGDPSVLELVDRGIRDPEHGEVRVRIMVSGVNPTDWKSRRGAKAGEPLPFADIVPNQDGAGVVDAVGPGVGHLHPGDRVWLALAAYQRADGGTAQEFAVLPAERVFPLPEHAGFDVGASLGVPAITAHRALTVAEDGPRRLHPGALDGKIILVAGGAGAVGHAAIQLAKWAGAVVVTTVSGPAKAALVTAAGADHVINYRETDAAAEIRRIAPDGVDQIVEVAPVQNADLDLAVIRNRGSVAVYANNGGDQLTLDIRRHFSLNIRYQFVLLYTVGMAAVHAAAEDINAAITDGALPVGEAAGLPLHRYSLADTAAAHAAVEDSIVGKVLIDVAAG; this is translated from the coding sequence ATGAAAGCTATCGTTTACCGGACCACCGGCGATCCGTCTGTCCTTGAGCTCGTTGACCGCGGGATCCGGGATCCGGAGCACGGGGAGGTGCGGGTGCGGATCATGGTCTCCGGGGTGAACCCCACCGACTGGAAGTCACGCCGCGGCGCCAAGGCCGGCGAGCCTCTGCCCTTCGCGGACATTGTGCCCAATCAGGACGGCGCCGGCGTTGTGGATGCCGTCGGACCCGGCGTCGGGCACCTCCACCCCGGCGACAGGGTATGGCTGGCCCTCGCTGCCTACCAGCGCGCCGACGGCGGGACAGCGCAGGAGTTTGCCGTGTTGCCGGCCGAGCGGGTCTTTCCGTTGCCGGAGCATGCCGGGTTCGACGTCGGCGCAAGCCTGGGCGTTCCGGCGATCACCGCGCACCGGGCCCTGACCGTCGCCGAGGACGGCCCGCGCCGGCTGCACCCGGGAGCATTGGACGGCAAGATCATTCTTGTCGCCGGAGGGGCCGGTGCCGTGGGCCATGCGGCCATCCAACTCGCCAAGTGGGCCGGCGCCGTTGTGGTCACGACCGTCAGCGGTCCGGCGAAGGCTGCGCTGGTCACGGCTGCCGGTGCCGATCACGTCATCAACTACCGGGAGACCGACGCGGCCGCGGAAATCCGCCGGATCGCTCCCGACGGTGTGGACCAGATCGTGGAGGTGGCACCCGTGCAGAATGCCGACCTCGACCTGGCCGTAATCCGGAACCGCGGCTCTGTCGCTGTCTACGCCAACAACGGGGGCGACCAGCTGACCCTGGACATCCGCAGGCACTTCAGCCTCAACATCCGCTACCAATTCGTGCTGCTCTACACGGTTGGCATGGCGGCGGTGCACGCCGCCGCCGAGGACATCAATGCGGCCATCACCGACGGCGCCCTTCCGGTAGGGGAGGCCGCAGGCCTGCCGCTGCACCGCTATAGCCTGGCCGATACGGCTGCGGCTCACGCGGCGGTGGAGGACAGCATTGTCGGCAAGGTGCTGATCGATGTGGCAGCGGGCTAG